A genomic window from Candidatus Methylacidiphilum fumarolicum includes:
- the pssA gene encoding CDP-diacylglycerol--serine O-phosphatidyltransferase, with amino-acid sequence MNEWDAKKEEKIYLLPNLLTAGNLICGFLAILKILEGSILRDSDTAGWIHTYENSLDFILAAFVFDVLDGRLARFGGKESMFGREFDSLADLISFGVAPALLVFEIVLYQFPHKIGWIVASIYLVCGALRLARFNVLSTQYKGSNLEFTGFPIPAAAGLVCSITLLMLYFYETDRELEKGWGKYILVVLLLFLSIMMFSKNLYPSFKGITWKTKWTVPKFLFVVCILGLTIVYYKWMLAVDFLGYLLYGFFRPFISKPLRKAIEEEEGDEEEEGEREGEEKEEGKNNHLKIIQKKENSDRISL; translated from the coding sequence ATGAACGAATGGGATGCAAAAAAAGAGGAAAAAATATATCTTTTGCCTAATTTGCTGACAGCGGGCAACTTGATTTGTGGTTTTCTTGCCATTCTAAAAATTCTCGAAGGAAGCATTCTACGAGACAGCGATACAGCAGGATGGATCCATACATACGAAAATAGTTTAGATTTCATTTTAGCTGCATTTGTATTTGATGTTTTGGATGGAAGGCTCGCTCGGTTTGGTGGCAAAGAAAGCATGTTTGGAAGAGAATTTGATTCTTTGGCTGATCTTATTTCCTTTGGTGTTGCCCCAGCCTTGTTAGTCTTCGAGATAGTTCTCTATCAATTCCCTCATAAAATAGGGTGGATTGTTGCTTCTATTTATCTGGTTTGTGGAGCTCTAAGGCTTGCCCGATTCAATGTTTTATCTACTCAGTATAAGGGATCAAATCTGGAATTTACTGGTTTTCCTATTCCTGCCGCTGCAGGGCTAGTCTGCTCCATTACTTTACTGATGCTTTATTTTTATGAAACAGATAGGGAACTGGAGAAAGGCTGGGGAAAGTACATATTGGTTGTCCTGTTGCTTTTTCTCTCTATCATGATGTTTAGTAAGAATCTTTATCCTAGCTTCAAAGGCATCACCTGGAAAACGAAGTGGACCGTTCCTAAATTTTTGTTTGTGGTTTGTATTTTAGGATTGACCATAGTTTATTATAAGTGGATGTTGGCAGTTGATTTTTTGGGATATCTTTTGTATGGCTTCTTTAGACCTTTTATTTCGAAGCCATTGAGAAAAGCTATTGAAGAAGAAGAAGGCGATGAAGAGGAGGAAGGAGAAAGAGAAGGAGAAGAAAAAGAGGAGGGAAAAAACAACCATTTGAAAATTATTCAGAAAAAGGAAAACTCTGATAGAATTTCTCTTTAA
- a CDS encoding KamA family radical SAM protein, with amino-acid sequence MSISDKDWNDWHWQLKNRLHSLEQIEKQLALSPEEQRGLRFASKEKLAFSLTPYFFNLIDPQNPDCPIRRQVIPRVEELVSLPYEMSDPCGEDKDMVAPGLVHRYPDRVLFLVTDRCASYCRYCTRSRIVSGVSGQKLETDDKLAFEYLKNHREVRDVLISGGDPLLLSDSRLERLLRQLREIPHIEIIRIGTRIPIFLPQRITDSLCKMLKAYHPLWLNIHANHPKELTMEVKIALEKLADAGIPLGNQSVLLKGINDDHQIILELVRKLIRCRVRPYYIYQCDLIQGTDHFRVPIKKGLEIMRNLRGFTTGFAVPQYVVDGPGGGGKIPLNPDYVIGYYEDKVLLRNYEGKIYSYPGGQDTKQEENYDRQSGTCM; translated from the coding sequence ATGTCAATATCCGATAAAGATTGGAATGATTGGCACTGGCAGCTAAAAAATCGATTGCATTCCCTTGAGCAAATTGAAAAGCAACTAGCTCTAAGTCCTGAAGAACAGCGTGGCCTTAGATTTGCTTCAAAAGAAAAGCTTGCCTTTTCCCTTACTCCCTATTTTTTCAATCTCATCGATCCACAAAACCCTGATTGTCCTATCCGTAGGCAGGTAATACCAAGAGTCGAGGAGCTGGTGAGCTTGCCCTATGAAATGTCGGATCCTTGCGGAGAAGATAAAGATATGGTGGCTCCGGGACTGGTGCATCGATATCCTGACCGAGTTCTATTCCTTGTGACAGATAGATGCGCTAGTTATTGTCGATACTGTACAAGAAGTAGGATTGTCAGCGGGGTTAGTGGGCAAAAACTAGAAACCGATGACAAATTAGCTTTCGAGTATTTGAAAAACCATCGAGAAGTTAGAGATGTGCTTATTTCGGGGGGAGACCCACTTTTACTATCTGACAGTCGGCTTGAAAGACTTCTTAGACAATTAAGAGAGATCCCCCACATTGAAATTATTAGGATTGGAACACGGATTCCCATATTCCTCCCACAAAGGATAACGGATAGTCTTTGCAAAATGTTGAAGGCTTATCATCCTTTGTGGCTCAATATCCATGCCAATCACCCCAAGGAATTGACAATGGAAGTGAAAATAGCTTTAGAAAAGTTAGCGGATGCTGGCATCCCGCTAGGCAATCAATCTGTGCTTTTAAAAGGGATCAATGATGACCATCAGATAATATTGGAGTTGGTTAGAAAACTGATCCGATGCAGAGTTAGACCTTATTATATTTATCAGTGCGATCTTATTCAGGGAACGGACCATTTTCGTGTGCCAATCAAAAAAGGATTGGAAATCATGAGAAATCTAAGAGGTTTTACAACCGGTTTTGCCGTTCCGCAATATGTGGTGGATGGACCGGGAGGGGGCGGAAAGATCCCTTTGAATCCAGATTATGTTATAGGATATTATGAAGATAAAGTACTGTTACGAAATTATGAAGGTAAAATTTATTCCTATCCCGGAGGTCAAGATACAAAACAAGAAGAAAACTATGATCGACAGTCTGGGACGTGCATGTAA
- a CDS encoding class I SAM-dependent rRNA methyltransferase, translating to MEPSPFSGKVYLIKEGRHRILEGHVWVYRTEISHFDEHLQNGDVVEVVSANGQNLGVGIWNSQSQISVRIYSRERVPLDKNIIVSFLTNAFKYREQIFSGKRSNAYRLFWSESDGFPGLVIDRYADWYVVQLLTSGADRKRGEILDSLQQLTSSTNIIVRNDAPVRLLEGLPLTKECLAHQAPGIFSVTLDGVTILVDILNGQKTGLYLDQAANYRLIANIAKDKRVLDCFSYQGLFSIFCALQGAKHCIAVDQSAAAIDIGKKNADSLGLRIDWVCENAFDWLRKKEKEKQKFDLIILDPPSFTKTKVQKESAFRGYHEIHLRALNLLELGGYLASFCCSHHIMMEEWKELIAKASWETHTTLRYLNCLPQSADHPVLFNIPETEYLKGVLAQKID from the coding sequence ATGGAGCCATCTCCTTTTTCTGGCAAAGTCTATTTGATAAAGGAGGGAAGGCACAGAATCTTAGAAGGTCATGTCTGGGTATATCGAACAGAGATTTCCCACTTTGATGAGCATCTTCAAAATGGAGATGTGGTAGAAGTAGTTTCTGCCAATGGTCAAAATTTGGGGGTTGGAATTTGGAATAGTCAATCTCAAATTTCTGTAAGGATTTATTCAAGGGAAAGAGTCCCTCTGGATAAAAATATTATTGTATCCTTCCTAACCAACGCTTTCAAATATAGGGAACAGATTTTTTCGGGCAAAAGGAGCAACGCTTATAGGTTGTTCTGGTCTGAATCAGATGGATTTCCTGGATTGGTCATAGATCGATATGCCGATTGGTATGTTGTTCAACTATTGACATCGGGAGCGGATCGAAAACGAGGGGAAATTCTAGATAGCTTACAACAACTAACCTCTTCCACTAATATAATAGTTCGAAATGACGCTCCGGTGAGGCTGCTGGAAGGATTACCTCTAACAAAAGAATGCTTAGCTCACCAGGCTCCGGGGATCTTTTCTGTTACTCTGGATGGGGTGACCATTTTGGTTGACATTCTTAACGGACAGAAAACCGGTCTCTATTTGGACCAAGCTGCCAATTATCGTCTGATTGCCAATATAGCCAAAGATAAAAGAGTGCTTGATTGTTTTTCGTATCAAGGTCTTTTTTCAATATTTTGTGCCCTTCAAGGCGCAAAGCATTGTATTGCTGTGGATCAATCTGCTGCTGCAATCGATATTGGGAAAAAAAATGCCGATTCGCTCGGCCTGCGAATAGATTGGGTATGTGAAAATGCTTTCGATTGGTTACGGAAAAAAGAAAAAGAAAAGCAGAAATTTGATTTGATTATTCTTGATCCTCCTTCTTTTACCAAAACAAAAGTTCAAAAAGAATCGGCTTTTCGTGGCTATCATGAGATCCATCTGCGTGCATTAAATTTGTTGGAGCTGGGAGGCTATTTAGCAAGTTTTTGTTGTTCGCATCATATTATGATGGAAGAATGGAAGGAGTTGATTGCTAAGGCTTCCTGGGAGACTCATACAACACTTCGCTATCTTAATTGTTTACCACAAAGTGCAGATCATCCCGTTTTATTCAATATTCCTGAAACCGAGTACCTCAAGGGAGTTTTAGCTCAAAAAATAGACTAG
- the ppsA gene encoding phosphoenolpyruvate synthase, translating into MNPTPNSLKDNKPFVLWFDQISLKDVPLVGGKNASLGEMYSHLSSKGIKVPNGFATTAEAYRFFLSENRLEEEIKELLSGLDPHDLENLRDRGRKIRALIIDSPMPKELENEIIDAYAILNKEAKQPAVDVAVRSSATAEDLPGASFAGQQETYLNVRGKDNLLHSIKKCFASLFTDRAISYRSDMGFEHTKVALSVGVQRMVRSDLACSGVMFSIDTESGFHNAVLINSSYGLGENIVQGIVNPDEFYVFKPTLMQGFQPILQKRLGGKEMKLVYDIGGEKIVKNIPVPPEERKKFSLSDEEILTLAKWACIVEEHYSQLNGRFTPMDMEWAKDGLSGELFMLQARPETVHGGKERNVLEFYRLKGTGPVLVEGRSVGEKIVHGKIKIIKSIQQIDRFEPGEILVTEKTDPDWEPIMKKARAIVTNRGGRTCHAAIVSRELGVPAIVGTERGTEILKDGMIVTVSCAEGEVGKVYNGEIPFEIEKVNLQNVPRPRTKIMMNVGNPEEAFDLSFLPNDGVGLAREEFILTNYVRIHPMALVHFDQLKEGEDKKKIIEMTEIYPKKTDFFVEKLAEGIGMIAAAFYPKDVIVRLSDFKTNEYANLIGGQDFEPIERNPMIGFRGASRYYNPRYQEGFALECQAIRRARETFGLFNIKVMVPVVRTVEEGKKVIAEMEKNGLKKGEKGLEIYMMCEIPSNVILAEEFSEIFDGFSIGSNDLTQLVLGVDRDSEIVASLYDERNEAVKRMISSVIRTAKQKQKKIGICGEAPSNYPEFAEFLVKEGIDSLSLSADVVIKTTLSILELEKNLFRAS; encoded by the coding sequence ATGAATCCTACGCCTAATAGTCTAAAAGACAATAAACCCTTTGTCTTATGGTTCGATCAGATAAGTCTCAAAGACGTTCCTCTTGTCGGCGGCAAAAATGCTTCTCTTGGGGAAATGTATTCTCATCTTTCTTCCAAAGGCATAAAAGTGCCAAACGGTTTTGCTACAACAGCCGAAGCGTATCGATTTTTCTTATCTGAAAACAGGCTTGAAGAAGAGATAAAAGAGTTGCTTTCAGGCTTGGATCCACATGATCTTGAGAATTTGAGGGATAGAGGTAGGAAAATTAGGGCCTTAATAATTGATTCTCCAATGCCCAAGGAACTTGAAAATGAAATTATAGATGCCTATGCAATACTGAATAAAGAAGCTAAACAGCCGGCTGTGGATGTCGCGGTTCGCTCCAGTGCTACCGCTGAAGATCTCCCTGGTGCTAGTTTCGCTGGTCAGCAAGAAACCTATTTGAACGTTCGGGGCAAGGATAATTTACTGCATTCAATTAAAAAGTGTTTTGCTTCCTTGTTTACTGATAGAGCCATATCTTACCGGTCGGACATGGGATTTGAACATACAAAAGTAGCTCTTTCTGTTGGGGTTCAAAGAATGGTTAGATCGGATTTGGCTTGCTCGGGAGTGATGTTTTCTATTGATACGGAATCAGGTTTTCACAATGCGGTTTTAATCAATTCTTCTTATGGGTTAGGGGAAAATATCGTGCAAGGAATCGTCAATCCAGACGAATTTTATGTTTTCAAACCCACTTTGATGCAGGGTTTTCAGCCAATCTTACAGAAAAGGTTGGGGGGCAAAGAAATGAAACTCGTCTATGATATTGGAGGAGAAAAAATTGTAAAAAATATTCCTGTGCCTCCAGAAGAGAGGAAAAAATTTTCTTTATCCGATGAAGAGATCCTTACTCTTGCCAAGTGGGCTTGTATTGTAGAAGAACACTATTCTCAACTCAATGGTCGATTTACTCCCATGGATATGGAGTGGGCAAAAGACGGACTGAGTGGAGAACTTTTTATGCTTCAAGCTAGACCAGAAACAGTGCATGGCGGGAAAGAGAGGAACGTTTTAGAATTTTATCGACTCAAAGGCACTGGCCCTGTTCTGGTTGAAGGAAGAAGCGTGGGAGAAAAAATTGTTCATGGGAAAATCAAGATTATCAAAAGTATCCAACAGATAGATCGGTTCGAGCCAGGCGAAATCCTTGTCACTGAAAAGACTGACCCTGATTGGGAACCTATAATGAAGAAGGCCAGGGCGATTGTAACGAATCGGGGCGGAAGGACCTGTCATGCGGCTATTGTTAGCCGAGAGTTAGGGGTTCCTGCTATTGTAGGAACAGAAAGAGGGACGGAGATTTTGAAAGATGGTATGATTGTAACCGTTAGCTGTGCAGAAGGAGAGGTGGGTAAAGTTTATAATGGGGAAATTCCTTTTGAAATTGAAAAAGTTAATTTGCAAAACGTCCCACGGCCTCGGACAAAGATCATGATGAATGTAGGAAATCCGGAAGAGGCCTTTGATCTTTCTTTTCTTCCCAATGATGGGGTCGGGTTGGCACGGGAAGAGTTTATTTTGACCAATTATGTCAGAATCCATCCTATGGCTTTAGTGCATTTTGACCAGTTAAAAGAAGGGGAAGATAAAAAGAAGATCATAGAAATGACAGAAATCTATCCAAAAAAAACGGATTTTTTTGTGGAGAAACTCGCCGAAGGAATTGGGATGATTGCCGCAGCCTTTTATCCAAAAGATGTCATAGTCAGGCTTAGTGATTTTAAGACCAATGAATATGCCAATTTGATAGGCGGTCAAGATTTTGAACCTATAGAACGCAATCCGATGATTGGATTCAGGGGGGCTTCTCGTTATTATAATCCAAGGTATCAGGAAGGTTTTGCTTTGGAGTGCCAGGCTATACGGAGAGCGAGAGAAACCTTTGGCCTTTTTAATATCAAGGTCATGGTTCCAGTCGTAAGGACGGTAGAAGAGGGCAAGAAGGTGATAGCCGAAATGGAGAAAAACGGTCTTAAGAAAGGTGAAAAGGGGCTTGAGATTTACATGATGTGCGAAATTCCCAGTAATGTCATTCTGGCCGAAGAGTTTAGCGAGATTTTTGATGGTTTTTCTATTGGCTCGAATGATTTGACTCAACTCGTCCTTGGGGTAGATAGGGATTCTGAAATTGTCGCTTCCCTCTATGACGAAAGAAATGAAGCGGTCAAGCGAATGATTTCTTCTGTAATAAGAACGGCAAAACAGAAACAGAAAAAGATTGGGATTTGTGGTGAAGCTCCCAGTAATTATCCTGAGTTTGCCGAATTTCTCGTCAAAGAGGGAATAGATAGCCTCTCATTGAGTGCGGATGTTGTTATTAAAACGACTTTAAGTATCTTGGAGCTTGAAAAAAACCTTTTTCGAGCATCCTAA